The Candidatus Angelobacter sp. genome contains the following window.
TACATGGGCATGTTGGCGACGATCATCAACGCGCTCGCGCTGCAGGACGCGCTTGAAAAGAATGGCGTCCCGACGCGCGTCCAGAGCGCGATCACCATGGCGCAAGTGGCCGAGCCGTTCATTCGCCGGCGCGCGGTGCGGCACCTGGAAAAGGGCCGGGTGGTCATTTTCGGCGGTGGCACGGGCAATCCCTATTTCTCCACCGATACAGCGGCCGCCCTGCGCGCGAACGAGATCGGCGCGGAAGTGGTCCTGAAAGCCACGAAAGTGGACGGGATTTACGACAGCGATCCGAAGAAGAATACGAAGGCAACACGGTACGACCAGATCAGTTACAGCGAAGCGCTGGTCAAGCAACTCGGTGTGATGGATTCGACCGCCTTTTCCCTTTGCATGGACAACAAGATGCCGATCATCGTCTTCGACCTGTTCAAACCGCATAATTTGAAACGTGTGGTGCTGGGCGAACAGGTCGGGACCCTGGTTATCGGATAGTTCGGGGAAGTGCGCTTTTTCCGGCGAGACCCGGACCGGGAGTCGGCATTGTGCGCGACACGGCTTCCTCTATACATCCGCGTTCCGATTTGCTA
Protein-coding sequences here:
- the pyrH gene encoding UMP kinase, giving the protein MTGPLKPKYRRILLKLSGEALGGEAGVGICPEAIHDMARQIGEVRQLGVEVVIVVGGGNIFRGLSGSERGIERATGDYMGMLATIINALALQDALEKNGVPTRVQSAITMAQVAEPFIRRRAVRHLEKGRVVIFGGGTGNPYFSTDTAAALRANEIGAEVVLKATKVDGIYDSDPKKNTKATRYDQISYSEALVKQLGVMDSTAFSLCMDNKMPIIVFDLFKPHNLKRVVLGEQVGTLVIG